The following nucleotide sequence is from Thermus antranikianii DSM 12462.
CTGGCATACCCCAAGACCCCGAGGACCAGGGTCAGGAAGAGGGGAAAAAGGCGCTCTAAGGGCAGGTAGAAGAGGCCCGCCGCCATCAAAAGGGCTAGAGCGGCCAGGGGCAGGAGAAGGAGCATCTGGAAAAGAAGCTTGCCGAAGTAGATCCACTCCTTGCCCCCAGGAGCCAGGAGGAGGTCGTCCAAGGTGCCCTCCTCCACCTCGAGGGCAAAGGCCCGGGTGGAGAGCAGGGTGCTCCCGAAGGCCAAGGCCACCCAAAGCACCCCGGGGGCAGCTCGGCGCAAAGGCTCCTCCTCCGGCCCCAAGGCCAAGGCCATGATGAAGAGCATCACTGCGAAAAAGGCCAGGATGGAAAGAAGCCCCGCGCGGTCACGCACCTCGAGGCGAAGATCCCTTAGAGCCAACAACACCACCCGGCGCACCGCCCCTACCCTACCCTGCCCGGAAACCTCGGGCCACCCTTCCACGGGAAGCTTCATGCCACCCCCAGCTCCAGGGTGCGGTCCGCCACCCGCTCGGCCAGGGTGCGGTCGTGGGTGGCCAGCACCACCCCTGCCTTCTTCCGGGCCTCGGCCAAGGTGGCAAGAAGGAGATCCCTTCCCCCTTTATCCAAGGCGGTCTCGGGCTCGTCCAACAGCCAGATGTCGGGGAAAAGAAGGGTAAGCCGGGCCAAGGCGAGCCTCTTCTTCATGCCGCTGGAAAAGGCGTAAAGGGGAAGGTCCCCGGGCAGGCCAAAGCGATCCAGGGCCTCTTCAGGTTCTTTGCCCTGGCGATGGAAGGCCAGGTCGTAAAGGAGGTGCTCCCGGGCGGTAAGGTGGCGGTGGAAGGCCGGAGGGTTGGGCAGGAAAAGGGCCCTGCCTGCCCGTTCCACCTGCCCCCGGGTGGGCTTAAGAAGCCCGGCCATGAGGCGCAAGAGGGTGGTCTTCCCCGAGCCGTTGGGCCCCAAGAGGGCCACCACTTCCCCCCGCTCCAGAGTAAAGGAAAGGTCCCGGACCACCCAGTCCCGGCCGAAGCGCTTGCCAACCCCCTCTAGGCGAAGCAGCATGCCTATACCAGTTTAGGGTTAGCCTCGAGGGGCAAACGTCCCGCCCCCTGCTAGAGGTACCTCTGCAACCACTCGGGGGTGATCCGCAGGAAGAAGGCGTTCAGGGCGGTGTAGGTGCCCGTAAGGAGCAGGATCCCCACTGCCAGGAGCACCACCCCCGCCAAAAGCTCCACCCGGTGGGAAAGCCGCCCGGCCCGCCTCAGCCACCCCTTAAGCCGATCGGTGAAAAGGGCCACCAGCAAAAAGGGCACCGCCAGGCCCAGGATATAGGCCAAAAGAAGCTCCACCCCACCCCCCACCGCCGTCAGGGTGAGGATGGCCCCCAGGATGGGCCCGATGCAGGGGGTCCAGCCCAAGCCCAGGCTGGCCCCCAGGAGCAGGGCCCCCAGGGGGCGCCCCGTCTCCCCCTCGTAGCGGAGGTTCACCCCCCATCTGGGCCTCAGGCCCAACATGTACAGGCCGAAGAAGATCAGGATAACCCCCCCCACCCGGGCCAGGGTCTGACGGTGCTCAAACAGAAGCCCGCCCACCAGGGTAAAGGGCAAACCCAGAAGGAAAAAGACCACCCCGAAGCCGAGCACAAAGAAAAGGGCGTTGAAAAGGGGGCGTCCCCGCTCTCCCCCCAGGTAGAAGAGGTAGGTGGGCACCAGGGGAAGGACGCAAGGGG
It contains:
- a CDS encoding heme exporter protein CcmB, coding for MKLPVEGWPEVSGQGRVGAVRRVVLLALRDLRLEVRDRAGLLSILAFFAVMLFIMALALGPEEEPLRRAAPGVLWVALAFGSTLLSTRAFALEVEEGTLDDLLLAPGGKEWIYFGKLLFQMLLLLPLAALALLMAAGLFYLPLERLFPLFLTLVLGVLGYASVATFYAGLLARLRGREVLLPLLLFSLVVPVVLASVRATTGLAEGLPVAEISDWWQLLLVFDVVYLTASALLFPVVMEG
- a CDS encoding ABC transporter ATP-binding protein — encoded protein: MLLRLEGVGKRFGRDWVVRDLSFTLERGEVVALLGPNGSGKTTLLRLMAGLLKPTRGQVERAGRALFLPNPPAFHRHLTAREHLLYDLAFHRQGKEPEEALDRFGLPGDLPLYAFSSGMKKRLALARLTLLFPDIWLLDEPETALDKGGRDLLLATLAEARKKAGVVLATHDRTLAERVADRTLELGVA
- the ccdA gene encoding cytochrome c biogenesis protein CcdA produces the protein MSVSLAAAFLAGVLSFLSPCVLPLVPTYLFYLGGERGRPLFNALFFVLGFGVVFFLLGLPFTLVGGLLFEHRQTLARVGGVILIFFGLYMLGLRPRWGVNLRYEGETGRPLGALLLGASLGLGWTPCIGPILGAILTLTAVGGGVELLLAYILGLAVPFLLVALFTDRLKGWLRRAGRLSHRVELLAGVVLLAVGILLLTGTYTALNAFFLRITPEWLQRYL